From a region of the Cognatiyoonia koreensis genome:
- a CDS encoding cysteine synthase A has product MNIKENLAEAVGNTPLIKLRAASEATGCTILGKAEFLNPGQSVKDRAALYMIRDAIARGTLKPGGTIVEGTAGNTGIGLSLVGASMGFKTVIVIPETQSEEKKEMLRLAGAELIQVPAVPYANPNNYVKYSARLAEALDKTEPNGAIWANQFDNTANRQAHVETTGPEIWEQTDGKVDGFTCACGSGGTLAGVAEVLQPKGVKVALTDPDGSGLYKLMTGIDPAPGNSISEGIGQGRITANLEGFKPDFCYKVPDSEALPIVYDLLANEGLCMGGSTGINIAGAIRLANDLGPGHTIVTILCDYGTRYQSKVYNPTFLKEKGLPVPKWLDRAPLDVPDVTIAE; this is encoded by the coding sequence ATGAATATCAAAGAAAATCTTGCTGAGGCCGTTGGCAATACGCCTCTTATCAAGCTGAGAGCGGCTTCAGAAGCAACAGGCTGCACAATTCTTGGCAAGGCTGAATTCCTTAACCCCGGACAGTCTGTAAAGGACAGAGCGGCGCTCTACATGATCCGCGATGCAATTGCGCGTGGCACGCTGAAGCCGGGTGGCACGATAGTGGAAGGAACCGCTGGCAACACGGGAATCGGTTTGTCACTGGTCGGAGCTTCCATGGGCTTCAAGACGGTTATCGTGATACCGGAAACCCAGTCTGAAGAGAAAAAGGAAATGTTGCGACTTGCGGGTGCGGAACTGATTCAAGTGCCTGCTGTCCCTTACGCAAATCCGAATAATTACGTCAAATACAGTGCGCGGCTTGCAGAGGCACTCGACAAGACCGAACCAAACGGTGCGATATGGGCAAATCAATTTGATAATACAGCCAACAGGCAGGCGCATGTGGAAACGACCGGCCCAGAAATTTGGGAACAGACTGATGGCAAAGTCGATGGATTCACCTGTGCCTGCGGATCGGGTGGCACTCTTGCAGGCGTTGCCGAGGTTCTACAGCCAAAGGGCGTCAAAGTTGCGTTGACGGACCCGGACGGATCCGGGCTCTACAAGTTGATGACAGGAATTGATCCCGCCCCTGGGAATTCCATTTCCGAAGGGATCGGACAGGGCCGCATCACGGCGAACCTTGAGGGATTCAAGCCGGATTTTTGCTACAAGGTGCCAGACTCCGAAGCATTGCCGATCGTCTATGACCTTCTGGCTAACGAAGGCCTTTGTATGGGCGGATCGACGGGGATCAACATCGCTGGCGCGATACGTCTCGCAAATGATCTTGGGCCGGGGCACACGATCGTCACCATCTTGTGCGATTATGGCACGCGTTACCAATCGAAGGTCTACAACCCCACATTTCTTAAAGAGAAGGGGCTGCCTGTTCCGAAATGGCTCGACAGAGCACCATTAGACGTTCCTGATGTGACTATCGCAGAATGA
- a CDS encoding TrgA family protein: MPTAGRLTAAIAFAVIGGYIATLISPLFEDGKQPSWWYPLCVLSGLWAGWVVVGKRAGRGYSSAVGNGITGVIAQCFWIIFLMSFADMIKKSLRKSYDGPVEAVVNVFEIMAEYGFAFWSPTLAGIIIGCGVAGGLFAEFFAKRFP; encoded by the coding sequence ATGCCAACCGCCGGACGCTTGACCGCCGCCATCGCCTTTGCCGTGATTGGCGGATATATCGCGACTTTGATCAGCCCGCTTTTCGAGGACGGGAAACAGCCAAGCTGGTGGTATCCGCTTTGCGTCCTTTCCGGTCTTTGGGCGGGTTGGGTTGTCGTTGGTAAACGCGCAGGGCGGGGATATTCCTCGGCGGTCGGGAACGGGATTACGGGCGTGATTGCGCAGTGCTTCTGGATCATCTTCCTGATGTCGTTTGCGGACATGATCAAAAAGTCTTTGCGAAAGTCCTATGATGGTCCCGTCGAGGCAGTTGTGAATGTTTTTGAAATCATGGCTGAATACGGCTTTGCCTTCTGGTCACCAACGCTTGCTGGAATAATCATCGGATGCGGTGTCGCAGGCGGACTATTCGCTGAATTCTTCGCGAAACGCTTTCCCTAA
- a CDS encoding mechanosensitive ion channel family protein: MSFRHFYWLAVFCGAVLFGMAAAAQDVGSPSLVPLESVGQEVTWDRVAESTEDVLTGPKPSLFRLSRLRDELVTWRDQFANGSEINSGRIATVQSQIAALGPAPEEGDEPAAIAARRSALEEQLADLRAPALLAEESFARANGLIAEVDALIRGRDAQTLTTRAQAPINPVHWPGAVRDMGQAIDVFWSGTISKIRADIISGNLFRTLPVGLLFLAIAGVLLARGRKWVLGLQSSVDNGTARGKAVWHFLLSVWEIILPYLGLLALVTGLNRMSILGEGGQLLLDAVFNGALLIILTRWLNEQFFPLYGDDGPLRYGLETRRKARRVGTILAWLLAASIVLTGLMRIAEPAEISVSVVLLPIQILLGYMLFRFGRLLRTDPAVPEHFDSEDSPPKGRARRFVGILCMGVAIATPVLAAAGFSDAASALFRPSVLTLAILAVVILLQRFVNDLWELRYREPGQSSGSLAPVLIGFLFFLVALPLLAIAWGARIEDLFEIWARFREGFVIGDTRISPSDFITFAAVFAVGFLLTRFIQGTLRANVLPRTKLDLGGQNAVVAGFGYVGIILAAIIAITMAGIDLSSLAIVAGALSVGIGFGLQNIVSNFVSGIILLIERPIGEGDWIEVNGTMGYVRDISVRSTRVETFDRTDVIIPNADLVSGQVTNWTRGNAVGRVIVPVGVAYGTDTQKVISILKDVAMNHPLVLLNPEPNVLFLEFGDSSLNFEIRAILRDVNFVMHVKSDLNLAIEKRFAEEDIEIPFPQRDLWIKNPKALEGGET; the protein is encoded by the coding sequence ATGAGTTTTCGGCATTTCTATTGGCTGGCCGTTTTCTGTGGCGCGGTGCTGTTCGGAATGGCCGCAGCCGCGCAAGACGTGGGTTCGCCGTCACTGGTGCCACTGGAGTCAGTTGGGCAAGAGGTCACATGGGACAGGGTCGCAGAGTCGACCGAGGATGTCCTGACGGGCCCGAAACCGTCACTTTTCCGTCTTAGCCGACTGCGCGATGAACTCGTTACGTGGCGGGATCAATTTGCGAATGGTAGTGAAATAAATTCAGGGCGGATTGCCACGGTGCAATCCCAAATTGCAGCACTTGGTCCAGCACCCGAAGAAGGTGATGAACCGGCCGCAATTGCGGCGCGTCGATCTGCGCTGGAAGAGCAACTCGCGGATCTACGTGCCCCTGCGTTATTGGCCGAAGAGTCGTTTGCGCGTGCGAATGGCTTGATTGCAGAGGTCGATGCCCTCATCCGTGGTCGGGATGCCCAGACACTTACAACCCGGGCACAAGCACCGATCAATCCGGTTCATTGGCCCGGTGCCGTTCGGGATATGGGACAGGCGATCGACGTATTCTGGTCGGGAACCATCTCGAAGATCAGGGCCGACATAATTTCTGGAAACCTATTCAGGACACTGCCAGTCGGGCTTCTGTTTCTTGCGATTGCTGGCGTGTTGCTCGCGCGCGGGCGAAAGTGGGTTCTCGGCCTGCAATCTTCGGTCGACAACGGGACGGCGCGCGGGAAAGCCGTTTGGCACTTCCTGCTTTCGGTCTGGGAAATTATCCTGCCATACCTCGGCTTGCTCGCTCTTGTAACGGGCTTAAACCGTATGAGTATTTTGGGTGAAGGCGGTCAGCTTTTACTTGATGCTGTCTTCAACGGAGCACTTCTGATCATTCTGACCCGTTGGCTGAACGAGCAGTTCTTTCCGCTATACGGTGACGACGGGCCTCTGCGTTACGGCCTCGAAACACGCCGAAAGGCTAGACGCGTCGGCACCATCCTTGCCTGGCTTCTGGCAGCTTCGATTGTTTTGACCGGATTGATGCGGATTGCAGAACCTGCTGAGATTTCAGTTAGTGTCGTCCTGTTACCGATCCAAATATTGCTCGGATACATGCTGTTTCGGTTTGGGCGGCTTTTGCGCACTGACCCGGCTGTACCAGAACATTTTGACAGTGAGGACTCTCCGCCAAAAGGTCGAGCGCGCCGATTTGTCGGCATACTGTGCATGGGAGTGGCAATAGCGACGCCAGTCCTAGCCGCTGCAGGCTTCTCAGATGCAGCCAGCGCACTTTTCAGACCGTCTGTCCTGACACTTGCAATTCTCGCGGTAGTGATCTTGCTGCAGAGGTTTGTGAATGATCTTTGGGAGTTGCGGTATCGCGAACCAGGACAAAGCAGCGGATCGCTGGCGCCTGTTCTGATTGGGTTTTTGTTCTTCCTTGTCGCGCTTCCTTTGCTTGCGATCGCTTGGGGCGCGCGCATCGAAGATCTCTTTGAAATCTGGGCTCGGTTCCGCGAAGGGTTCGTCATCGGCGATACACGTATTTCACCAAGCGACTTCATTACCTTCGCTGCTGTGTTCGCTGTTGGATTTTTATTGACCCGGTTCATTCAGGGTACGCTGCGAGCAAACGTTCTGCCCCGGACAAAACTTGATCTAGGCGGACAAAATGCCGTCGTTGCGGGCTTTGGTTATGTCGGGATTATCTTGGCCGCCATCATCGCAATCACGATGGCTGGGATCGACCTTTCTAGTCTTGCGATTGTGGCTGGTGCTTTGTCCGTCGGAATCGGGTTCGGACTGCAGAATATCGTTTCTAACTTTGTCTCGGGAATCATCCTTTTGATCGAACGTCCCATCGGTGAGGGGGACTGGATCGAAGTGAATGGGACGATGGGATACGTTCGTGATATTTCTGTTCGATCCACACGGGTTGAGACTTTTGACAGGACAGACGTCATTATCCCCAATGCTGATTTGGTGAGTGGACAGGTCACAAACTGGACTCGCGGGAATGCCGTCGGACGGGTCATCGTTCCGGTTGGTGTTGCCTATGGGACAGATACCCAGAAGGTCATAAGTATTCTCAAGGATGTCGCGATGAACCATCCTCTTGTCTTGCTCAACCCTGAGCCAAACGTACTTTTTCTTGAGTTCGGTGACAGTTCGTTGAATTTTGAGATCAGAGCCATCCTGAGGGACGTGAATTTCGTGATGCATGTGAAATCGGATCTAAACCTCGCGATCGAAAAACGTTTTGCAGAAGAAGATATTGAAATCCCGTTCCCGCAGCGGGATCTTTGGATCAAGAACCCGAAGGCTCTCGAAGGTGGCGAGACATGA
- a CDS encoding alanyl-tRNA editing protein: MTRMLFHEDAYLRDAGGKVTGLTEEGGIILDATNFYPNSGGQPGDSGKLIWNGGEIEIATAIKGQGDDIILVPAEPAAMPAIGTRIEQKIDWDRRFKHMRVHTALHLLSVVIPLPVTGGAIGSEKGRLDFDMPDAPEDKDALDDTLNRLIACNFAVSEEWITEAELDAQPDLVKTMSVQPPRGTGSIRLVRIGVGENTADLQPCGGTHVSNTSEIGRVRIGKIEKKGRQNRRVNLHLGVL; encoded by the coding sequence ATGACCCGCATGCTGTTTCACGAAGATGCTTACTTGCGTGACGCCGGAGGAAAGGTAACCGGATTGACTGAAGAGGGTGGCATCATCCTAGATGCCACCAATTTCTATCCGAATTCTGGCGGGCAACCGGGGGACAGTGGCAAACTGATTTGGAATGGCGGCGAAATCGAGATCGCAACGGCCATCAAGGGGCAAGGTGACGACATTATACTTGTTCCGGCAGAGCCAGCTGCAATGCCGGCTATCGGAACCCGGATTGAACAAAAGATAGACTGGGACCGCCGCTTCAAGCACATGCGTGTGCATACGGCGCTGCATTTGCTCTCAGTTGTCATTCCACTGCCCGTCACAGGCGGTGCCATTGGTTCAGAAAAGGGGCGTTTGGATTTCGACATGCCAGACGCACCTGAAGACAAAGATGCTTTGGATGATACGCTGAACCGGCTGATCGCGTGTAACTTTGCAGTGTCCGAGGAATGGATCACCGAAGCCGAGCTGGACGCGCAGCCAGATCTTGTCAAGACAATGTCGGTTCAACCGCCACGGGGTACCGGAAGTATACGGCTCGTGCGTATCGGTGTCGGTGAGAATACCGCGGACTTGCAACCTTGCGGCGGTACCCACGTCAGCAACACCTCCGAGATCGGTCGTGTTCGTATTGGCAAGATTGAAAAGAAAGGGCGGCAGAACCGGCGCGTCAATCTTCATCTTGGAGTATTGTGA
- a CDS encoding M35 family metallo-endopeptidase, whose amino-acid sequence MRIWLPMIALIWPAVSYADTFVGCTKAEAETIARAVSDAKRISVSAAAAVGDTPEFETWFGKYSPAAAETVRGNLKRVVTAIRTGRIRTKCEDISRNECEPDIYAYVYDDEPYLIRICPPFFSLPNMARLRPGQTSSNFGTRAGTIVHEITHFNNVADTDDNCYARDVCADFAQDYPSEALRNADSYQYFVEDITYFKPTEEVVKPQFNASVGEGVD is encoded by the coding sequence ATGCGTATATGGCTGCCAATGATCGCCTTGATATGGCCCGCTGTGTCATATGCCGATACATTCGTTGGCTGTACAAAAGCCGAAGCGGAGACAATTGCGCGCGCTGTCAGTGATGCCAAAAGGATCAGCGTCAGCGCTGCCGCTGCTGTTGGTGATACGCCCGAATTCGAAACCTGGTTCGGAAAGTACAGTCCGGCTGCTGCTGAAACCGTGCGTGGAAATTTGAAACGTGTCGTGACCGCTATACGCACGGGCAGGATAAGAACAAAGTGCGAAGACATCAGCCGCAACGAATGTGAGCCCGATATTTATGCCTATGTCTATGATGACGAGCCTTATTTGATCCGGATTTGCCCGCCATTTTTCAGCTTGCCGAACATGGCGCGGCTACGCCCCGGACAAACGAGCAGTAATTTCGGCACACGAGCAGGCACAATCGTCCATGAGATTACGCACTTCAATAACGTCGCCGATACCGATGACAACTGCTATGCGCGAGACGTCTGCGCCGACTTTGCACAAGACTACCCGTCAGAGGCTTTGCGCAATGCTGACAGCTACCAATATTTTGTTGAGGACATCACTTACTTCAAACCCACCGAAGAAGTTGTGAAGCCGCAATTCAACGCTTCTGTAGGAGAGGGCGTGGATTGA
- a CDS encoding AI-2E family transporter, protein MKHTPLPPDKQESRFDLARVQTTALVIIAFAVVLFLLVQARFILISLAVAIIVFSLTSDVINFIARQRVGPVRIPNWAASLVALVLITTGLLLLTSILLAQVNTVLVTTLSYAERAPQAVASLFTWLGEDSEAAILNALRSVELSSYLRTAAGQAGNMTQATVLVILFVGFLFAERIWFGTKLHNFIGDEAQAQRVGKIIASIIHRVNYYLLVKTIISAITGAMVYVLAKFFGLELATALGVITFVLNFIPNVGSIVATGLVALVAHVEFGDPTTTALIFVIAAIIQFLNGNVIDPMLMGRALRLSSFGIIISLAFWGAVWGVPGMFLSVPIMVMMMVVCSHVPPLRPIAILLSREGLPETEQAMNKAAERDLFSHD, encoded by the coding sequence ATGAAGCACACCCCGTTACCACCCGATAAGCAAGAAAGCCGTTTCGATCTGGCGCGTGTTCAGACTACCGCGCTTGTCATCATCGCCTTTGCTGTCGTTTTGTTTCTGCTTGTGCAGGCCCGATTCATCCTGATTTCGCTAGCTGTCGCCATCATCGTTTTCTCGCTGACGAGCGACGTCATCAACTTTATTGCGCGACAACGCGTTGGCCCTGTGCGCATTCCAAACTGGGCAGCCAGTCTTGTCGCGCTGGTCCTCATCACGACTGGCTTGTTGCTACTGACTTCTATCCTGCTGGCACAGGTCAACACAGTTCTTGTGACGACCTTGTCCTATGCAGAACGGGCACCGCAGGCCGTAGCATCGCTTTTCACTTGGTTGGGCGAAGACAGCGAAGCCGCCATCCTCAATGCGTTGCGTTCCGTGGAACTGTCAAGTTACCTGCGCACTGCTGCTGGACAAGCAGGGAATATGACGCAGGCGACAGTGCTCGTGATCCTTTTTGTTGGCTTTCTGTTTGCAGAGCGTATCTGGTTTGGAACAAAGCTTCATAATTTCATTGGTGACGAAGCGCAGGCGCAACGTGTCGGTAAGATCATCGCGTCTATCATCCATCGCGTGAACTATTACTTGCTGGTCAAGACGATCATTAGCGCCATCACTGGTGCGATGGTCTATGTACTTGCCAAGTTTTTCGGGCTGGAACTTGCGACCGCGCTAGGCGTCATCACGTTTGTTCTTAACTTCATACCGAATGTTGGTTCGATTGTCGCGACAGGACTGGTCGCGCTAGTTGCGCATGTTGAATTCGGTGATCCGACAACGACAGCGCTGATCTTTGTCATCGCTGCAATCATTCAGTTCCTCAATGGAAACGTTATCGATCCTATGCTGATGGGGCGTGCATTGCGACTTTCGTCATTCGGAATCATTATCTCTCTCGCTTTCTGGGGGGCAGTTTGGGGTGTTCCCGGTATGTTTCTTTCAGTCCCGATTATGGTGATGATGATGGTTGTTTGCAGCCACGTGCCACCGCTGCGTCCTATAGCCATTCTTTTGTCACGAGAGGGATTACCCGAAACTGAGCAGGCGATGAACAAGGCTGCGGAGCGGGATCTCTTCAGTCACGACTGA
- a CDS encoding NUDIX domain-containing protein → MNLFAYGTLRSAELMLAVAGRSARGIPSWLEGHGVFPISGDVVPCIKPSMEQAAEGILYTEMTLEERKRLDLYEGAFGYELRQITVMTANGAVEAMIYFPPDDVAVQQGTWSLSKWENGHLVPAIHAANELFSHDPLPSHAELRRMWPMIEKRAWAKVRATNEDLGPATLRFCPEREDVAAYNLAPPQGSFFRLQKFQVDHRQFDGTRSGDLVREVFLAVDAVMVLPYDPARDRILLVEQIRMGPLMRADPNPWSLEPIAGMIDARETPLEAALRESIEEAGLTYDRTEKMMSFYPTPGGTTDYFTCYLGLCDLPEKETYSGGLDTESEDLRLHTVTFEKALSLVTSGEINAGPLIAMLYWLERERSRLRTAA, encoded by the coding sequence ATGAATCTATTTGCTTACGGGACGTTGCGATCTGCCGAATTGATGCTGGCTGTCGCAGGACGATCCGCGCGCGGCATACCTTCTTGGCTTGAGGGTCATGGTGTCTTTCCAATCTCTGGCGACGTCGTTCCATGTATCAAACCGAGTATGGAGCAAGCGGCAGAAGGTATCCTCTATACAGAAATGACATTAGAAGAACGCAAGAGGCTGGACCTGTATGAAGGTGCATTTGGTTATGAACTCAGGCAAATAACCGTCATGACCGCCAACGGTGCTGTCGAGGCGATGATCTATTTCCCGCCGGACGACGTCGCTGTGCAACAGGGTACTTGGTCGCTTTCTAAATGGGAAAACGGTCACCTAGTCCCTGCAATTCACGCGGCAAATGAGCTTTTCTCTCATGACCCGCTTCCAAGCCACGCAGAACTGCGGCGCATGTGGCCGATGATCGAAAAACGTGCTTGGGCGAAAGTCAGAGCGACGAATGAAGATCTTGGACCTGCCACCCTCAGATTCTGCCCAGAGCGGGAAGACGTTGCGGCGTATAACTTGGCACCTCCTCAAGGGAGTTTTTTCCGGTTGCAGAAGTTTCAGGTTGATCACCGCCAGTTTGACGGCACCCGGTCTGGTGATCTTGTTCGTGAGGTATTTCTGGCAGTCGATGCCGTTATGGTCCTGCCTTACGATCCTGCAAGAGATCGCATTCTTCTTGTCGAACAGATCAGGATGGGGCCGCTGATGCGCGCCGATCCAAACCCCTGGTCACTAGAGCCGATCGCCGGGATGATTGACGCCCGCGAAACGCCGTTGGAAGCTGCATTGCGTGAAAGCATCGAAGAAGCTGGGCTGACCTATGACCGGACTGAAAAGATGATGTCCTTTTATCCGACCCCTGGTGGAACGACAGACTACTTCACCTGCTACCTCGGACTATGTGATTTGCCAGAGAAGGAAACCTATTCTGGCGGCCTGGACACTGAAAGCGAGGACTTGAGACTGCATACAGTGACCTTTGAAAAGGCGTTGTCACTTGTCACATCTGGAGAAATCAATGCCGGTCCATTGATCGCAATGCTTTATTGGTTGGAAAGGGAACGTTCCCGGCTGCGCACCGCTGCTTGA
- a CDS encoding MBL fold metallo-hydrolase, which yields MLQDTFDPVPGVVHDLQPGLRRVLAPNPSPMTFTGTNTYIVGEESLAIIDPGPDDMQHLFALLAAVRDRPVTHIFVTHSHIDHSPLAVAVAEETGATIIGFGDRYAGQSKVMRQLSDAGLAGGGEGVDPHFRPDVTLTDGEAIAGQDWAIRAIHTPGHMGNHLCLAWRDALFTGDLVMDWASSLVSPPDGDLTDFLDSCRRLQGVDASVFYPGHGAPVTDPQARLKWLIEHREMRTQQILNSLSAGPASVTALTLQIYDDTPETLLPAASRNVFAHLVHLHENEAVVAHPTLSPNAQFTLTQVR from the coding sequence ATGTTGCAAGACACATTTGATCCCGTTCCCGGCGTGGTCCATGATCTGCAACCTGGACTGCGGCGCGTTCTTGCCCCGAATCCATCACCCATGACATTTACGGGAACAAACACCTATATCGTTGGCGAGGAATCGCTCGCAATCATTGATCCCGGTCCGGATGACATGCAGCATCTTTTCGCACTTCTTGCGGCAGTGCGCGACCGGCCCGTGACGCATATCTTCGTCACGCATTCGCACATTGACCATTCACCGCTTGCTGTTGCGGTTGCCGAAGAAACGGGCGCAACGATTATCGGCTTTGGCGACAGGTACGCAGGCCAGAGCAAGGTCATGCGCCAACTTTCAGATGCTGGCCTTGCTGGCGGCGGCGAAGGCGTCGATCCGCATTTTCGTCCTGATGTGACGCTGACTGATGGGGAGGCGATTGCAGGACAAGATTGGGCGATCCGTGCAATCCATACACCCGGCCACATGGGAAACCATTTGTGTCTTGCATGGCGGGATGCTCTCTTTACCGGTGATCTGGTCATGGACTGGGCAAGTTCCCTTGTCTCTCCACCTGATGGAGATTTGACTGATTTCTTGGATTCCTGCCGGCGGCTTCAGGGGGTCGATGCTTCGGTTTTCTATCCTGGGCATGGGGCACCAGTCACCGATCCGCAGGCACGCCTGAAATGGTTGATTGAACATCGCGAAATGCGCACGCAGCAGATATTGAACTCGCTCTCTGCCGGGCCTGCATCCGTCACGGCGCTGACACTGCAAATCTATGACGACACGCCCGAAACGCTCTTGCCCGCCGCATCGCGGAACGTCTTTGCGCACTTGGTGCATCTACACGAAAACGAAGCAGTCGTCGCGCACCCTACCCTTTCCCCGAACGCACAATTTACATTGACGCAAGTGCGCTGA
- a CDS encoding ATP-binding protein, whose translation MFFSWLKQYMPRGLYMRAALILILPVLTLQLLVSVVFIQRHFEGVTRQMTSAVSIDLRFVRDTVNAAPTLTAAQRVAAELAVALELDVAWPVAIPDIGNDKHWTDLTGNAVRTRLETLVSDIGAVSLAERRLVTVWLQTDKGPLEVSFDRRRVSASNPHQLLVIMAVMGAIMTAIAYFFLRNQLRPIKRMAAAAQAYGKGRIANYTPGGAQEVRAAGTAFLDMRNRLERQAQTRTMMLSGVSHDLRTPLTRLRLGLSMLDNTDGAPLIRDVDEMQHLVDAFLDFAQADATDEPDLISPHDLLKQVVKDCIRGGMSVEIAKHEGPDEPVPLRSLAIRRALENLIGNAVRYGTMARASCYVTDRAVRYVVEDDGPGIPPEQRENATRPFVRLDPSRNQDRGSGVGLGLAIVNDIARSHGGILRLGESKELGGLQAELVLAKS comes from the coding sequence ATGTTTTTCAGTTGGCTCAAGCAATACATGCCTCGCGGTCTTTACATGCGTGCCGCGCTGATCCTCATCCTGCCGGTGCTGACGCTCCAACTTCTTGTTTCGGTTGTATTTATCCAACGTCACTTTGAAGGCGTGACTCGTCAGATGACAAGTGCGGTCAGTATTGATCTGCGCTTTGTACGCGATACAGTAAACGCAGCACCGACCTTGACCGCAGCACAAAGGGTCGCCGCCGAACTGGCCGTTGCACTTGAGCTTGACGTTGCATGGCCCGTCGCAATTCCAGATATCGGCAATGACAAGCACTGGACGGATTTGACCGGGAATGCGGTGCGTACCCGGCTCGAGACCCTCGTCAGCGACATCGGAGCGGTTTCGCTGGCGGAGAGGCGACTTGTGACAGTGTGGCTTCAAACGGACAAGGGTCCACTGGAAGTGTCTTTTGACAGGCGTAGGGTATCTGCATCGAACCCACATCAGCTACTTGTCATTATGGCGGTGATGGGGGCGATCATGACGGCAATCGCATATTTTTTCCTGCGCAATCAGTTAAGGCCAATCAAGCGAATGGCAGCGGCGGCTCAGGCCTATGGGAAAGGCAGAATCGCTAATTATACGCCTGGCGGCGCACAAGAGGTCAGAGCCGCTGGTACGGCGTTTCTTGACATGCGCAATCGACTTGAGCGACAGGCCCAGACCCGCACGATGATGTTGTCCGGAGTCAGCCATGATCTGCGCACTCCGTTGACACGTCTTAGATTAGGCCTTTCGATGCTAGACAATACTGATGGTGCGCCGCTGATCCGGGACGTTGATGAAATGCAGCATTTGGTCGACGCCTTTCTTGACTTTGCTCAGGCGGATGCGACGGATGAACCCGACCTCATAAGCCCGCATGATTTGCTGAAACAGGTTGTCAAAGACTGCATCCGCGGAGGGATGTCTGTCGAAATCGCAAAGCACGAAGGACCCGATGAACCGGTTCCGCTTCGCAGTCTTGCCATCAGACGTGCACTTGAAAACCTGATAGGAAACGCAGTGCGTTATGGCACCATGGCGCGCGCCTCTTGCTATGTCACGGATCGTGCAGTGAGGTATGTTGTAGAGGACGACGGACCCGGTATCCCACCTGAACAAAGGGAAAACGCTACCAGGCCGTTTGTCCGGCTTGATCCATCCCGTAATCAGGACAGAGGTTCTGGTGTTGGCCTTGGTCTTGCAATTGTCAACGATATTGCCAGAAGTCACGGTGGGATCCTACGGCTTGGTGAGAGCAAGGAACTTGGTGGATTACAGGCAGAACTGGTTCTCGCAAAATCATGA